The Roseomonas haemaphysalidis genome segment CCACGCTGTTCCGCCCGGCGGCGCCGAGCGACCGCAGCGACGGCAAGATCGCGCATCTGGACGGGCTGAACCTCAGCCGCGCCTGGTGCTTCCGCGCCCTGGCGGCCGCGCTGCCGGACGGCGACCTGCGCTGCGCGCCGATGCGGGCGGCGGCGGAGCGGCACCTGGATGCCAGCCTGCCGCACCTGCTGGACGACTACATGGGCGAGCACTGGCTGGCGAGCTTCGCGACGCTGGCGCTGGAGGCCTGAACGGCATTTCTCAGGCGCGGTCCCGGCGCATGCCGTCCACGAACACGTCCAGCAGCCGCAGGACGTTGTGCTGCCAGCCGGGCGCGCTGGAGCCGTAGCACAAGCTGACCAGCAGCCGCAGCAGGTCCTCCGGCCCCACGTCGCCGCGCAGCGCGCCGGCGGCGACGGCACGGTCGATCAGCCCGCCCACCGCCGCCGTCAGCCGCTCGGCGGTATAGGCGGACAGGTCGGTGGTGCCCTGCATCACGATGGCCAGCGCGGCCGCCATGCCCTTCTTGGTGGCCACGAACTCGACATTGGCGCGCAGCCAGCGGCGCAGCGCGGCCACCGGGTCCGGCCCGCCTGCCAGCTGGCCCGCCAGCTCCACCAGCTGCTCGACCTCGCGGCGGTAGACGGCCTCGAACAGGGATTCGCGCGTCGGGAAGTGGCGGTACAGCGTGCCGATGCCGACGCCGGCCTCGCGCGCCACGGCTTCCAGGCTGCTGTGCGCGCCGTCGTCCCGTCCGAACACCCGCTTGGCCGCTTCCAGCAGGCGCTCGCGGTTGCGTGCCGCATCCGCGCGTGGCCGCCGTGCTCGCCCGGGGGGCCGTGCCTCCACCGCAATGACTCCTTGATAAACGGAGGGTGCCTCCGTATAAGACTCTCTGCGCCCGGCCCCTGTCCGGATGCAACATCTCTCATCGGAGCGTCCCATGAGCCTGTCAATTTCGCTCACCGTCAACGGCGTGGTGCACGCCGTGGCGCTCGACGACCCGCGCGTCACCCTGCTGGACCTGTTGCGCGAGCGGCTGCACCTGACCGGCAGCAAGAAGGGCTGCGACCGCGGCCAGTGCGGCGCCTGCACCGTGCTGCTGGACGGCCGCCGCACCAATGCCTGCCTTGTGCTGGCCGTGGCGCAGGACGGCGCCAGCGTCACCACCATCGAGGGGCTGGCGGATGGCGGCGCGCTGCACCCCATGCAGCAGGCCTTTATCGACCACGACGGCTTTCAATGCGGCTTCTGCACGCCGGGCCAGATCATGAGCGCGGTCGGGCTGGTGCGGGAAGGCCAGGCGGGCAGCGACCCGGAGCGGGTGCGCGAAGGCATGAGCGGCAACCTGTGCCGTTGCGGCGCCTATGCCGGCATCACCGAGGCGGTGCTGGACGCGCAGGCGAAGATGGAGAAGGCCGCGTGAACCGCTTTGAATTCCTCCGCCCCGCCACGCTGCCGGAAGCCGTGAACATGGCCAGCGCGCCCGGCGCCGCTTTCCACGCCGGCGGCACCAACCTGCTGGACCTGATGAAGGGCGGCATCATGCGCCCCGACCGGTTGGTGGATGTCAGCCGCCTGCCGGGGCTGGACGGCATCGAGCACGCGGCGGATGGCGGCGTGCGCATCGGCGCGCTGGTGCGCAATGCCGAGCTGGCGCACGACGCGGGCTTCGCGGCACGCTTTCCGGCGGTGGCCGAGGCGCTGTTGTCCGGCGCGTCCGCGCAGCTGCGCAACGCCGCCACGGTGGGCGGCAATCTGCTGCAGCGCACCCGCTGCGGCTATTTCTACGACACCGCCAGCGCCTGCAACAAACGCCAGCCCGGCGCCGGCTGCGACGCGCGCGGCGGCGAGAACCGCCTGCACGCCATCCTGGGCTGGAGCGAGCATTGCATCGCCACGCACCCCTCCGATTTCTGCGTGCCGCTGCTGGCGCTGGGCGCGGTGGTGGAGATCGAGGGGCAGCACGGCCGGCGCGAGGTTCCGCTTGCCGGGTTCCACCTGCTGCCGGGCGAAACGCCCGAGCGTGAAACCGTGCTGGCGCCGGGCGAGCTGGTGGTGGCGGTGCGGCTGCCGGCCGAAGCCGCGCGCTTTGCCGCGCACAGCCGCTACCTGAAGCTGCGCGAGCGCACCTCCTACGCCTTTGCCGTGGTATCCGCCGCCGCCGCGCTGCGGCTGGAAGGCGGGCGCATCGCGGAAGCGCGCATCGCGCTTGGCGGCGTGGCGCTGAAGCCCTGGCGCGCCGAGGCCGCCGAGGCGGCGCTGGCCGGCCAGGCGCCGGAGCCCGCCGCCTTCGCCCGCGCGGCGGAACTGGCGCTGCAAGGCGCCGCGCCGTCCGGCGACAACGGCTTCAAGATCGGGCTGGCGCGGCGCATCGTGGCGCGCGCGCTGGCCCTGGCGGCGGCCGGCACGCCGGACCGCGTGCCCGCCCTGCCAGCCTCGCCCTTCGCACCCGTTCCGGGAGGCCCGATCCATGTCTGACACCGTGCAACACCGCCATGGCTCCAGCATCGGCCAGCCGCTGACGCGGCGCGACGGGCCGCTCAAGGTCACCGGCCAGGCGACCTTCGCCGCCGACAACCACCCGGACGGCATGCTGTTCGCGGTGCTGGCCGTCAGCGGCATCGCGCGCGGCCGGGTGGTGGCGATGGACCTCGCCGCCGCCCGCGCGCATCCCGGCGTGGTGGAGGTGATGACGCCGGCCAACCGCCCGCCGCTGGCCGCCGACCCGGATGGCAAGGACCATCCCTTCATGTTCCGCATGGAGGCGTTGCAGAACGACCGCGTGCGCTACCCCGGCCAGCCCATCGCCGTGGTGATCGGCGAAACGCTGGAAGCGGCGACGGAGGGCGCCGCCCTGCTGGCGCCGCGCTACGAGGCCGAGGCCGCGCGCGTCGGGCTGGACGGCGCCGCCGTGTTCACGCCGCAATCCGTCGGCGTCGGCAACCCCGCCGCCGTGCAGCACGGCGACGTCGAGGCCGGGCTGGCGGCGGCGGAGCACCGCATCGAGGCGACCTACGAGACGCCGGCGCAGTACCACAATCCGATGGAGCCGCACGGCATCGTCGCGGCCTGGGACGGCGACCGGCTGTCGCTCGACACGCCCAGCCAGGGCATGGCCATCGCGCAGGGGCGCTTCGCGCAGCTCTTCGGCATCCGCCCCGAGGATATCGAGATCCGCAGCCCCTTCCTCGGCGGCGGCTTCGGCTCCAAGGGCCTGCCGAACGGGCCGCAGGTGCTGGGCATCCTGGCGGCCAAGCTGGTGGGGCGGCCGGTGAAGCTGGTGCTGCGCCGCGAGCAGATGTACGGCCCGGTCGGCCACCGCGCGCCGACGCGCCAAACCATCCGCATGGGCACGGACGCGGCGGGTGGCTTCACCGCCATCAGCAACCACACCCGCACCGCGACCAGCACCTTCGACGACTTCCTCGAGCCCGCCGCGGATGTCGCGCACACGCTGTATGCGACGCCGGCGCTGAGCACCAGCCACGACGCCGTGCGGCTGGACACCGGCACGCCCCTGTTCATGCGCGCGCCGGGCGAGGCCACCGGCTCCATCGCCCTGGAAAGCGCGATGGACGAGATGGCCGAGGCCTGCGGCATGGACCCGCTGGAGTTCCGCCTGCGGAACTACGCCGAGGTGGAGCCGGCATCCGGCAAGCCCTTCTCCTCCAAGGCGCTGCGCGAATGCTACGCGCAGGGCGCCGCGCGCTTCGGCTGGGCCGGGCGCCCGCTGAAGCCGCGGCAGATGCGCGATGAATCCGGCCTGCTGGTCGGCTGGGGCATGGGCACCGCCACCTTTCCGGCGCTGATGTTCGCCGGCAACGCCCGCGCGGTGCTGCGGGCCGATGGCGGCGGCATCGTGCAGACCGGCGCGCACGACATGGGGCAGGGCGCCTGGACCGCGCTGGCCCAGGTGGCGGCCGACGGCCTCGGCCTGCCGATCGAGCGCATCGACTTCCAGTCCGGCCATTCGGGCCTGCCGGATGCCGGCATCGCCGGCGGCTCGGCGCACATGGCCACGGTTTCCACCGCCATCCACCATGCGGGCGGCGCGGTGATCGAGAAGCTGGCGGCACTGGCCTTCGGTGACCAGCGCTCGCCGTTGTTCGGCGCGGGCAATGCCGGCGTGGTGGCACGAAACGGCCGCCTGCACCGCCGCGACGACGAATCCCGCAGCGAAAGCTACGCCGAGATCCTGGGCCGCGCCGGGTTGCAGGAGATCGAGGCCAACGGCACCGGCGCGCCGGACCCCGCGGCGCAGGGCAACTTCGCCATGCATTCACACGGCGCGGTGTTCGTGGAAGTGAAGGTGGACCCCGAGTTCGGCCAGGTGCGCGCCACGCGCGTGGTCGGCGCCTTCGCGGCCGGGCGGGTGATCAACCCGCGCATGGTGCAAAGCCAGTACTTCGGCGGCATGATCTGGGGCGTCTCTTTCGCGCTGCACGAGCACGCGGTGACCGACCGCCGATCGGGCCGCATCATGAACGCCAACCTCGCCGAGTACCACCTGCCCGTGAATGCCGACGTGCCTTCGCTGGAAGCCATCCTGGTGGAGGAACACGACCCGCACATCAATCCGCTGGGCATCAAGGGCGTGGGCGAGATCGCCATCACCGGCACGGCGGGCGCGGTGGCGAACGCGGTGTGGCACGCGACGGGGGTGCGGGTGCGGCATTTCCCGATCGCGCTGGAAAGTCTGATGAGCGTGGATTGAGAAGGGCGCTGCCCCTTTCATGCTTTCCCCGCCAGGGGATTGAATTCCCTGGACCCCTTTTATCCAAAGGGGGACCAGGATTTCCTTTTGAAAGATCTTGCTGCCGGCGATGAAGTCGGAAACATCCCGTCGGCCTGGAAGCAAACAGGCGGGGGTGCAGGGGCTTCAATCCCCTGCCGGGGGAGTTTGCGGGGGCGGCGTCCCTGCAAAGGCCACAGGCGCCACCCGCACCGGCACCGTCGCGCTCGCTCCATCCGCGTCCAGCACCGTGACGCGGTAGTGCCCGGGCCCGTCCGGCCGCCAGTCGGCGTCACGCCGTGCCAGGGTGCTGGCGAGCGGCGCGCCGTCCACCAGAAAGGTCAGCGGCCGCCGCCCGCCGGCGGCGCGCAGCATGACGGGGCCGTCGGTGATCTCCACTCCGGCCGGGGGAAACACGAGGCGCAGGCGGTCGGACAGGTTGCGCGCCGTGGCCGTGGCGGGCGTGCGGGGCGCGTCCGGGCGCGGGGCGGCGGGCAGCAGGGCGAAGCTGCGGGCCAGCAGCGGCAGGGCCAGGGCGGTGCCGGTGGCGCCGCCGGTCGCGGCCACCATGGGCGTGCCGTCCGGCCTCCCCACCCACACCCCCACCGCGTGGCGGCCGTCGAAGCCCAGCGCCCAGCCGTCCCGCCCGCCCCAGGAGGTGCCGGTCTTCCAGGCCACGCCCGCCGGCCCGCCGCCGGGAAAGGGGCGGGTCAGGATGGCGGCCACCTGCGCCGCGGCGCGGGGCTGCACCACGGGCCGGCCATCGGCGGCGCGCCCGCCGTCGGCCAGGGCGGCGTAAAGCCCGGTCATCTCGCGCAGCGTCACGCCCACGCCGCCGAGCGCCAGCGGCAAGGTGGCCTCGGCGCCCGGCGGCAGGCGCGGCAGCACGCCGGCGCGCTTCATGGCGGAGGCGAGTTGCAGCGGCCCCAGCCGGTCCAGCAAGGCCACGGCGGGCAGGTTCAGCGAGCGGCGCAGGGCGTCGGCGGCGGTCACACGGCCGGTGAAGCCGTGGTCGAAGTTTTCCGGCGCGTAGCCACCGAAGCGGCGGGGCATGTCGTCCAGCAGCGTGTCCGGCCGTGCCTGCCCGTCCTCGAAGGCCAGCGCGTAGAGCAGCGGCTTCAGCGCCGAGCCGGGCGAGCGGATGGCCAGCGTCAGGTCCAGCGCGCCGGCCCGCGCTTCCTCGCCCCAGGCGCCGCCGGACAGCGCGCGGATGTCGCGCGTGCGCAGGTCCAGCACCACGGCGGCGGTGGACACGCGCGCCGGCAGGCTGGCGCGGGCTTCCGCCAGCATCGCTTCCAGCGCCTGTTGCAGCGGCGCGTCCAACGTGGTGCGAAACAGGCCCGCCCGTGCCACCTGCCGCGCGTAATGCGGCGCCAGCGCCGGCATGGCGTGGCGCGCGGCGGGAACGGCGGCGGCGACGTCGCGGTCCGCCTGCGTCACGCCGGTGGCGCGGGCGGCGCGCACGCGCAGCAGGGCGTCGCGCGCGGCAAGCGCGGCGGCGGGGTGGCGGTCGGGGCGCAGCGCTTCCGGCCGGCGGGGAATGGCGACCAGCAGGGCGGATTCGGCCGGGTGCAGCGCGCGGGCCTCGCGCCCGAACCAGGCCAGCGCCCCGGCCCGCACGCCTTCGATGTTGCCACCCATGGGCGCCAGCGTCAGCCACACTTCCAGCACCCCCCGCTTGCCGAGGCGCGCTTCCAGCTGCACCGCGCGCGCCATCTCGACCAGCTTGGAGCGCAGGGTGCGCGGCCGGGGCTCCAGCAGCCGCGCCGCCTGCATGGACAGGGTGGAGCCGCCGGACACCACGCGCCCCGCCCGCAGCCACTGCGCGGCGGCGCGGGCCAGGGCCAGCGGGTCGATGCCGGGGTGCCGCCAGAAGCGCGCGTCCTCCGCCGCCACGAGCTGCGCCAGCAGGTGCGGCGGCACGTCCTCCGGGGCGGTCGGCAGGCGCCACACGCCGCCGGGGGCGGGCAGGGCGGCCAGCGGGCGGGCGGCCCGGTCCTCCACCAGCACGGCGTTGCGGGCCATGCGGGACAGGT includes the following:
- a CDS encoding TetR/AcrR family transcriptional regulator, whose amino-acid sequence is MEARPPGRARRPRADAARNRERLLEAAKRVFGRDDGAHSSLEAVAREAGVGIGTLYRHFPTRESLFEAVYRREVEQLVELAGQLAGGPDPVAALRRWLRANVEFVATKKGMAAALAIVMQGTTDLSAYTAERLTAAVGGLIDRAVAAGALRGDVGPEDLLRLLVSLCYGSSAPGWQHNVLRLLDVFVDGMRRDRA
- a CDS encoding FAD binding domain-containing protein, producing the protein MNRFEFLRPATLPEAVNMASAPGAAFHAGGTNLLDLMKGGIMRPDRLVDVSRLPGLDGIEHAADGGVRIGALVRNAELAHDAGFAARFPAVAEALLSGASAQLRNAATVGGNLLQRTRCGYFYDTASACNKRQPGAGCDARGGENRLHAILGWSEHCIATHPSDFCVPLLALGAVVEIEGQHGRREVPLAGFHLLPGETPERETVLAPGELVVAVRLPAEAARFAAHSRYLKLRERTSYAFAVVSAAAALRLEGGRIAEARIALGGVALKPWRAEAAEAALAGQAPEPAAFARAAELALQGAAPSGDNGFKIGLARRIVARALALAAAGTPDRVPALPASPFAPVPGGPIHV
- a CDS encoding xanthine dehydrogenase family protein molybdopterin-binding subunit, translating into MSDTVQHRHGSSIGQPLTRRDGPLKVTGQATFAADNHPDGMLFAVLAVSGIARGRVVAMDLAAARAHPGVVEVMTPANRPPLAADPDGKDHPFMFRMEALQNDRVRYPGQPIAVVIGETLEAATEGAALLAPRYEAEAARVGLDGAAVFTPQSVGVGNPAAVQHGDVEAGLAAAEHRIEATYETPAQYHNPMEPHGIVAAWDGDRLSLDTPSQGMAIAQGRFAQLFGIRPEDIEIRSPFLGGGFGSKGLPNGPQVLGILAAKLVGRPVKLVLRREQMYGPVGHRAPTRQTIRMGTDAAGGFTAISNHTRTATSTFDDFLEPAADVAHTLYATPALSTSHDAVRLDTGTPLFMRAPGEATGSIALESAMDEMAEACGMDPLEFRLRNYAEVEPASGKPFSSKALRECYAQGAARFGWAGRPLKPRQMRDESGLLVGWGMGTATFPALMFAGNARAVLRADGGGIVQTGAHDMGQGAWTALAQVAADGLGLPIERIDFQSGHSGLPDAGIAGGSAHMATVSTAIHHAGGAVIEKLAALAFGDQRSPLFGAGNAGVVARNGRLHRRDDESRSESYAEILGRAGLQEIEANGTGAPDPAAQGNFAMHSHGAVFVEVKVDPEFGQVRATRVVGAFAAGRVINPRMVQSQYFGGMIWGVSFALHEHAVTDRRSGRIMNANLAEYHLPVNADVPSLEAILVEEHDPHINPLGIKGVGEIAITGTAGAVANAVWHATGVRVRHFPIALESLMSVD
- the pbpC gene encoding penicillin-binding protein 1C → MRHRRLLAGLLLLAAVPAGALALDRAFPPDLSRMARNAVLVEDRAARPLAALPAPGGVWRLPTAPEDVPPHLLAQLVAAEDARFWRHPGIDPLALARAAAQWLRAGRVVSGGSTLSMQAARLLEPRPRTLRSKLVEMARAVQLEARLGKRGVLEVWLTLAPMGGNIEGVRAGALAWFGREARALHPAESALLVAIPRRPEALRPDRHPAAALAARDALLRVRAARATGVTQADRDVAAAVPAARHAMPALAPHYARQVARAGLFRTTLDAPLQQALEAMLAEARASLPARVSTAAVVLDLRTRDIRALSGGAWGEEARAGALDLTLAIRSPGSALKPLLYALAFEDGQARPDTLLDDMPRRFGGYAPENFDHGFTGRVTAADALRRSLNLPAVALLDRLGPLQLASAMKRAGVLPRLPPGAEATLPLALGGVGVTLREMTGLYAALADGGRAADGRPVVQPRAAAQVAAILTRPFPGGGPAGVAWKTGTSWGGRDGWALGFDGRHAVGVWVGRPDGTPMVAATGGATGTALALPLLARSFALLPAAPRPDAPRTPATATARNLSDRLRLVFPPAGVEITDGPVMLRAAGGRRPLTFLVDGAPLASTLARRDADWRPDGPGHYRVTVLDADGASATVPVRVAPVAFAGTPPPQTPPAGD
- a CDS encoding (2Fe-2S)-binding protein; its protein translation is MSLSISLTVNGVVHAVALDDPRVTLLDLLRERLHLTGSKKGCDRGQCGACTVLLDGRRTNACLVLAVAQDGASVTTIEGLADGGALHPMQQAFIDHDGFQCGFCTPGQIMSAVGLVREGQAGSDPERVREGMSGNLCRCGAYAGITEAVLDAQAKMEKAA